One region of Macadamia integrifolia cultivar HAES 741 chromosome 11, SCU_Mint_v3, whole genome shotgun sequence genomic DNA includes:
- the LOC122092888 gene encoding uncharacterized protein LOC122092888: MVRKKDKFWEHVQQLGPSRFKCNYCELDYSGSVTRVKAHLACLTGHDVQICTKVPDHVQAEASAEMNLSASKKKRTNETLESGIGSTSSLGRSIHQTTMVELAAKQDKKSLEKMIGEFFVKNNISFNVIQTESFIQMMKGACAYGQGFVIPSYSTLRTRLIPEAKVEIIEYVSNIKSTWGGTGCTIMSDSWTDLKKRSWVNVIAYSPGGAVFLKCIDCGSNSITAGYLFREISNVIEMLGPQHVVQFVSDNGANYNCCGDMLIGKWSHMYRTNCAAHGINLLLKDIHKHVRWVREIIDDGKHVVDYMHRHTAIIALMREFTNAKEIKQPCKTRFATNFLMLRSLIVVENELRLLVASSEWRGFHCNRVEIALKTVRIIQSDIFWEQAKEVIAFMDPLIRILRLVDSDGPTACYLYEATVRAKEKLRKLKESDGVKYFTILDLFDTRVEKNIIHPVHVLAAALNPNNLFDGGLFIETNTFVQAQECIVATMVPQEDHEQFTAEMVEYRMRNPNLFNITGKSLMKTNHPRIWWEYMGGCLPVVQKVACRILSQPCSSSPCERNWSAWDAAQTKKRNRLTPEMLEDLVYIKMNSLMKEKYESRVIQDTKPIDLEKLGDLPDVNIELETERLEETYVEPIHDQPNSIL; this comes from the exons ATGGTTAGAAAAAAGGATAAGTTTTGGGAACATGTACAACAACTTGGGCCGAGCCGTTTTAAATGCAATTATTGTGAACTTGACTACTCTGGTAGTGTTACTCGAGTGAAAGCTCATTTGGCTTGCTTGACTGGCCATGATGTTCAAATTTGTACAAAAGTCCCTGATCATGTTCAAGCTGAAGCCAGTGCAGAAATGAATTTGAGTgcatctaaaaagaaaaggacgaATGAGACCCTAGAAAGTGGAATTGGCTCCACAAGTTCTCTTGGTAGGAGCATTCATCAAACCACAATGGTAGAGTTGGCTGCTAAACAAGACAAGAAGTCATTAGAAAAGATGATAGGAGAATTTTTTGTTAAGaataacatttctttcaatgttaTTCAGACAGAATCTTTTATTCAAATGATGAAAGGTGCTTGTGCCTATGGTCAGGGTTTTGTTATTCCTAGTTACTCTACTCTTCGTACCCGTTTGATACCTGAAGCTAAGGTAGAGATCATAGAATATGTGAGCAACATAAAGTCAACATGGGGTGGCACAGGTTGCACAATAATGTCTGATTCTTGGACTGACCTAAAGAAGAGGTCTTGGGTCAATGTGATAGCTTATTCTCCTGGTGGGGCTGTATTCTTGAAGTGTATTGATTGTGGTTCAAATAGTATTACTGCTGGATATCTTTTTAGAGAAATATCTAATGTTATTGAAATGCTTGGACCACAACATGTTGTGCAATTTGTTTCAGATAATGGTGCTAACTATAATTGTTGTGGTGATATGTTGATTGGAAAATGGTCTCACATGTATCGGACAAATTGTGCTGCACATGGGATTAATTTGCTTTTAAAGGATATCCATAAGCATGTTAGATGGGTGAGGGAAATTATTGATGATGGTAAACATGTAGTGGATTATATGCACAGGCACACAGCTATTATAGCCTTAATGAGGGAATTCACAAATGCCAAAGAGATTAAGCAGCCTTGCAAGACAAGGTTTGCTACTAATTTTTTAATGCTCCGATCTCTTATTGTAGTTGAGAATGAGTTAAGGCTATTGGTTGCATCATCTGAATGGAGAGGCTTCCATTGCAATAGAGTTGAAATAGCATTAAAGACTGTCAGGATAATTCAATCTGATATATTCTGGGAACAGGCAAAGGAGGTTATTGCTTTTATGGATCCTCTCATTAGGATTCTTCGCCTTGTTGATTCAGATGGTCCCACTGCATGTTACTTGTATGAAGCAACTGTTagggcaaaagaaaaattgaggaAGTTAAAGGAGAGTGATGGAGTAAAGTACTTTACCATATTGGATTTGTTTGATACAAGGGTGGAAAAGAATATAATTCATCCTGTTCATGTGCTTGCTGCAGCTTTAAATCCTAATAATTTGTTTGATGGTGGACTTTTTATTGAGACAAATACATTTGtgcaagctcaagaatgtaTTGTGGCAACCATGGTTCCTCAAGAAGATCATGAGCAATTCACTGCAGAAATGGTTGAATATCGAATGAGGAACCCAAATTTGTTCAATATCACAGGAAAGTCTTTAATGAAAACTAACCATCCAA ggatttggtggGAATATATGGGTGGTTGTCTTCCTGTGGTTCAGAAGGTTGCTTGCAGAATCTTAAGCCAACCTTGTAGTTCCTCTCCTTGCGAGAGGAATTGGAGTGCTTGGGACGCTGcacaaacaaagaagaggaacAGGTTAACTCCAGAAATGTTAGAAGATTTGGTATACATTAAAATGAATtctttgatgaaggagaagtaTGAAAGCCGAGTAATCCAGGATACAAAACCTATTGACCTAGAGAAACTTGGTGATTTGCCTGATGTAAACATTGAGTTGGAGACAGAGAGACTTGAAGAGACATATGTTGAACCTATTCATGATCAACCTAATTCTATATTATGA